One genomic region from Scomber scombrus chromosome 19, fScoSco1.1, whole genome shotgun sequence encodes:
- the evla gene encoding LOW QUALITY PROTEIN: enah/Vasp-like a (The sequence of the model RefSeq protein was modified relative to this genomic sequence to represent the inferred CDS: substituted 2 bases at 2 genomic stop codons), protein MYSLDDFGEQSICQARASVMVYDDASKKWVPIKPGQQGFSRINIYHNTANNTFRVVGVKLQDQQVVINYSIVKGLKYNQATPTFHQWRDARQVYGLNFASKEEATTFSNAMLFALNVLSSPDGGGPVVQRQNGPSSDENEAQRRMLEQHQMQAHKERERRTSGSAAGPPVSAGHPAMLSVAPPPAAIPPPMAGPPAPPPPPGPPPPMAVPPPMPPPLPTGGGPPGGPPGVQLQPSGLAAALAGAKLRKVHRPVNGDESSPPGSSGKSDSNRSSGGSGGGGEGLMQEMNALLARRRKASEKPDEVSLEPXYLSVXPNVTNSNAVKKPWERSNSTEKSSLVSRVRPVGSTSEADTEFDRMKQEILDEVVRELHKVKDEIINAIRQEIGRISTS, encoded by the exons ATGTATTCCCTGGACGATTTCGG tGAACAGAGTATCTGCCAGGCGCGGGCCTCAGTGATGGTCTATGACGATGCCAGTAAGAAATGGGTGCCCATCAAGCCTGGGCAGCAGGGCTTCAGCCGCATCAACATCTACCACAACACTGCCAACAACACCTTCAGAGTGGTGGGTGTCAAACTGCAGGACCAGCAG GTGGTGATCAACTACTCCATAGTGAAGGGTCTGAAATACAATCAGGCCACTCCAACCTTCCATCAATGGCGTGACGCTCGCCAGGTCTATGGGCTGAACTTTGCCAGTAAGGAGGAGGCCACTACCTTCTCCAACGCCATGCTGTTTGCCCTCAATGTACTCAGCTCACCTGACGGTGGAG GTCCAGTCGTCCAGCGCCAAAATGGGCCCTCCTCAGACGAAAACGAGGCCCAGAGGAG GATGCTGGAGCAGCACCAGATGCAGGCGCACAAGGAGAGGGAGCGACGAACGTCAGGATCAG cagcag GTCCCCCTGTCTCTGCAGGTCACCCAGCTATGCTCTCTGTGGCGCCTCCTCCAGCGGCGATCCCGCCACCCATGGCTGGTCCTCCAGCCCCGCCACCACCGCCTGGTCCACCGCCCCCAATGGCAGTGCCCCCACCCATGCCCCCTCCACTGCCTACTGGTGGAGGACCTCCTGGGGGGCCACCTGGGGTCCAGCTCCAACCCTCAGGACTGGCTGCAGCGTTGGCTGGAGCCAAACTACGTAAAGTTCATAGG CCTGTTAATGGT GATGAAAGCAGTCCGCCCGGATCAAGTGGCAAAAGTGACTCTAACCGGTCTAGTGGTGGCAGTGGTGGTGGCGGGGAGGGACTGATGCAGGAGATGAATGCCTTACTAGCTCGCAG ACGGAAAGCTTCAGAGAAACCTGATGAAGTAAGTCTTGAGCCATGATATTTGTCTGTGTGACCAAATGTCACCAATTCta ATGCTGTGAAGAAGCCATGGGAGCGATCCAACTCTACAGAAAAGTCCTCACTGGTGTCCAG GGTCAGACCCGTTGGTAGCACTAGTGAAGCAGACACAGAATTTGACAGGATGAAACAG GAAATTTTGGACGAGGTCGTACGCGAGTTGCATAAGGTGAAAGACGAAATCATTAATG CCATCAGACAAGAAATCGGCAGAATCAGTACATCCTAA
- the degs2 gene encoding sphingolipid delta(4)-desaturase/C4-monooxygenase DES2 has translation MGKTGGRGDFEWVYNDQPHTSRRKEILAKYPEIKSLMGPDPQLKWVVSGMVLTQLLACYLVHNLSWKWIFFWAYAFGGCINHSLTLAIHDISHNVAFGNKLAKWNRWFAMWANLPIGLPYSASFKKYHVDHHRYLGGDQLDVDIPTDLEGWFFCTPARKVLWLFLQPLFYALRPLVVNPKPVSLLEIQNAVVQLTVDFIIFYLWGLKPIVYLIAGSILCMGLHPISGHFIAEHYMFLKGHETYSYYGSLNWITFNVGYHMEHHDFPSIPGSKLPQVKQIAAEYYDSLPQHTSWTRVLWDFVFDDSIGPYARIKREYKLRKQE, from the exons ATGGGAAAAACAGGTGGAAGAGGCGACTTTGAATGGGTTTACAATGACCAGCCGCACACttcaagaagaaaagaaatactGG CCAAATATCCAGAGATCAAGTCCCTGATGGGTCCAGACCCCCAGCTGAAGTGGGTGGTATCAGGCATGGTCCTGACCCAGCTCTTGGCCTGCTACCTAGTTCACAACCTCTCCTGGAAGTGGATCTTCTTCTGGGCTTATGCCTTCGGTGGCTGCATTAACCACTCCTTGACCCTGGCTATCCACGACATTTCTCACAACGTGGCCTTTGGTAACAAGCTGGCAAAGTGGAACCGCTGGTTTGCCATGTGGGCCAACCTGCCCATCGGGCTGCCATACTCTGCCTCCTTCAAGAAGTACCACGTCGACCATCATCGGTATTTGGGAGGCGACCAGCTGGATGTCGACATCCCTACAGACTTAGAAGGGTGGTTCTTCTGCACCCCAGCCAGGAAGGTCCTCTGGCTCTTCCTCCAGCCCCTTTTCTATGCCCTGCGCCCCTTGGTGGTCAATCCCAAACCAGTGTCTCTACTGGAGATCCAGAATGCAGTTGTTCAGCTCACAGTAGACTTCATTATTTTCTATCTATGGGGGCTGAAGCCCATCGTTTACCTAATTGCAGGATCTATCCTGTGTATGGGACTGCATCCTATCTCTGGACATTTCATAGCCGAGCATTACATGTTTCTGAAGGGACACGAGACATATTCTTACTATGGATCACTGAACTGGATCACCTTCAATGTTGGGTATCATATGGAGCACCATGACTTCCCAAGCATACCTGGCAGTAAACTACCTCAG gtGAAGCAAATTGCTGCAGAGTATTATGACTCCCTGCCTCAGCACACCTCCTGGACCCGGGTATTATGGGATTTTGTGTTTGACGACAGCATCGGCCCCTATGCCAGAATCAAACGGGAGTACAAGCTACGCAAGCAGGAATAG